A single genomic interval of Mycolicibacterium holsaticum DSM 44478 = JCM 12374 harbors:
- a CDS encoding acyclic terpene utilization AtuA family protein produces the protein MTGPVRIGNCSGFYGDRLSAMREMLTGGDLDYLTGDYLAELTMLILARDRAKDPARGYAKTFLKQLEECLGLALDRGVRIVANAGGLNPAGLADAVRGLAERLGLTVNVAHVEGDDLMPRAGELGFESALAANAYLGAWGIVDCLTAGADVVVTGRVTDASVIVGPAAAHHGWDRTDYDRLAGAIAAGHVIECGAQATGGNYAFFAQEFGDFTDLLRPGFPLAEIHPDGSSVITKHPGTGGAVTVGTVTAQLLYEITGARYANPDATLRVDTVELSSDGPDRVRISGVRGEPPPPTLKVSLNSIGGFRNEMTLVLTGLDIEAKAELVRRQLENNMAVKPAEMQWTLARTDHADADTEETASALLRCVVRDPDPANVGRKFSSAAVELALSSYPGFHATAPPGDGQVYGVFRPAFVPAGDVPHVAVHADGTRVDIAPAAETTELAAVASPALPEPHPSGQTRRVPLGTIAGARSGDKGGSANVGVWVRTDPQWRWLVHTLTVDMLRELLPETADLPVTRHVLPNLRAVNFVIDDILGDGVAYQARFDPQAKGLGEWLRSRTIEVPEELLA, from the coding sequence CGCATCGGCAACTGCTCGGGGTTCTACGGCGATCGGCTCTCGGCGATGCGCGAGATGCTCACCGGCGGCGATCTGGACTACCTCACCGGTGACTACCTGGCCGAGCTGACCATGCTGATCCTGGCCCGTGACCGCGCCAAGGACCCCGCTCGCGGCTACGCCAAGACGTTCCTCAAACAGCTCGAGGAGTGCCTGGGCCTCGCGCTCGACCGGGGCGTGCGCATCGTCGCCAACGCGGGCGGGCTCAACCCCGCAGGGCTGGCCGACGCGGTGCGGGGGCTCGCCGAGCGGTTGGGGTTGACGGTGAACGTCGCCCATGTCGAGGGCGACGACCTGATGCCGCGGGCCGGCGAGCTCGGTTTCGAGTCGGCGCTGGCGGCCAACGCCTATCTCGGTGCGTGGGGCATTGTCGACTGCCTGACCGCGGGCGCCGACGTCGTCGTCACCGGCCGGGTGACCGACGCGTCGGTGATCGTCGGGCCCGCCGCCGCGCACCACGGCTGGGACCGCACCGACTACGACCGGCTGGCCGGGGCGATCGCCGCGGGCCACGTGATCGAGTGCGGCGCGCAGGCCACCGGCGGCAACTACGCGTTCTTCGCTCAGGAGTTCGGCGATTTCACGGACTTGCTCCGGCCGGGGTTTCCGCTCGCCGAGATCCACCCCGACGGGTCATCGGTCATCACCAAGCATCCGGGCACCGGCGGCGCGGTCACCGTCGGCACCGTCACCGCGCAACTGCTCTACGAGATCACCGGCGCGCGGTACGCCAACCCGGATGCGACGCTGCGGGTCGACACCGTCGAGTTGTCCTCCGACGGCCCCGACCGGGTGCGCATCAGCGGGGTCAGGGGTGAGCCCCCGCCGCCGACGCTGAAGGTGTCGCTCAACAGCATCGGCGGGTTCCGCAACGAGATGACGTTGGTGCTGACGGGGCTGGACATCGAGGCCAAGGCCGAGCTGGTGCGCAGGCAGCTGGAAAACAACATGGCGGTCAAACCGGCCGAGATGCAGTGGACGCTGGCGCGCACCGACCACGCGGACGCCGACACCGAGGAGACCGCCAGCGCGTTGCTGCGGTGTGTGGTGCGCGATCCGGACCCCGCCAATGTCGGACGCAAATTCTCCTCGGCCGCAGTGGAACTCGCATTGTCGAGCTATCCGGGATTTCACGCCACCGCCCCGCCCGGCGACGGCCAGGTGTACGGGGTGTTTCGGCCGGCGTTCGTCCCCGCGGGCGACGTGCCGCACGTGGCCGTGCACGCCGACGGTACCCGCGTCGACATCGCACCGGCCGCCGAGACGACGGAGCTCGCGGCGGTCGCGTCGCCGGCGCTACCGGAGCCGCATCCGTCCGGGCAGACCCGGCGCGTGCCGCTCGGCACGATCGCCGGCGCTCGCAGCGGCGACAAGGGCGGCAGCGCGAACGTGGGCGTGTGGGTGCGCACCGACCCGCAGTGGCGGTGGCTGGTGCACACCCTGACCGTCGACATGCTGCGCGAATTACTGCCGGAGACGGCGGATTTGCCCGTCACCAGGCATGTGCTGCCCAATCTGCGGGCGGTCAACTTCGTCATCGACGACATCCTCGGCGACGGCGTGGCCTACCAGGCCCGGTTCGACCCGCAGGCCAAAGGGCTTGGCGAATGGCTGCGGAGCCGCACTATCGAGGTACCCGAGGAGCTGTTGGCTTGA